The bacterium sequence TCCAGAACGACATCCTCAAGGAGTTCATGGTCCGCAACACCTACATCTACCCGCCGGCGCCGAGCATGCGCATCGTCGGCGACATCTTCGCCTACACGGCGCAGCGGATGCCGCGCTTCAACTCGATCTCGATCTCCGGCTACCACATGCAGGAGGCGGGCGCCACGGCCGACCTCGAGCTGGCCTACACGCTGGCCGACGGGGTCGAGTACATCCGGACGGGCCTGGCGGCCGGACTCGCGGTTGACGACTTCGCCCCGCGCCTGTCATTCTTCTGGGCCGTCGGGATGAACTACTTCATGGAGGTCGCCAAGCTGCGGGCCGCGCGCCTGCTCTGGGCGCAGCTCGTGCAGGGGTTCGGACCGCGCAACCCGAAGTCGCTGAGCCTGCGCACGCACAGCCAGACCTCGGGCTGGAGCCTGACGGCGCAGGACGTCCACAACAACGTGGCGCGCACCTGCGTGGAGGCGATGGCGGCGGTCCACGGCCACACGCAGTCGCTGCACACCAACTCGCTGGACGAGGCCCTGGCGCTGCCGACGGACTTCTCGGCCCGCATCGCGCGCAACACGCAGCTCTACCTGCAGCAGGAGACCGACTCCTGCCGCACGGTGGACCCCTGGGGGGGCAGCTGGTACGTCGAGCGCCTGACCCGCGAGCTGGGCGACCGGGCCTGGCAGCGCCTCGCCGAGGTGGAGGAGCTGGGCGGCATGGCCCGCGCCATCGAGCGGGGCGTCCCGAAGCGGCGCATCGAGGAGGCGGCCGCCCGCACCCAGGCGCGCATCGACGCGGGCCGGCAGACCGTGGTGGGCGTCAACCGCCACGTCCTGCAGGAGCCCGAGCGGGTCGAGGTCCTGAAGGTCGACAACACGCAGGTGCGCGAGGCCCAGCTCGCGCGGCTGCGCCAACTGAAGGCCGGCCGCGACCAGGCCGCCGTCAACCGCGCGCTGGCGGACCTGACCGCCTGCGCGGAATCGGGCCGGGGCAACCTGCTCGACCTGTCGGTGACGGCGGCGCGCGCCCGTGCCACGGTCGGCGAGATCAGCCTGGCTCTGGAGAACGTCTTCGGTCGCCACCAGGCGACCGGCAACATCATCAGCGGGGTGTACGGCGGCGAGATGGGCGAACGCGACGAAGATCTGCTGCGGGTGCGGCGCCGGGTCGAGGAATTCGCCGAGCGCGAGGGCCGGCGTCCGCGCATCCTGGTGGCCAAGATGGGACAGGACGGCCACGACCGCGGCCAGAAGGTGATCGCGACCGCGTTCGCCGACCTCGGCTTCGACGTG is a genomic window containing:
- the scpA gene encoding methylmalonyl-CoA mutase — translated: MTNFPDFTRIPLQSGATAAAAPPPAGEAWATPEGIAVRRCYGPDDVAGLDHLDSLPGLPPFVRGPYPTMYVLQPWTVRQYAGFSTAEASNAFYRRNLAAGQKGLSIAFDLATHRGYDSDHPRVVGDVGMAGVAIDSIADMRILFDGIPLDRMSVSMTMNGAVLPILALYIVAAEEQGVPPEKLAGTIQNDILKEFMVRNTYIYPPAPSMRIVGDIFAYTAQRMPRFNSISISGYHMQEAGATADLELAYTLADGVEYIRTGLAAGLAVDDFAPRLSFFWAVGMNYFMEVAKLRAARLLWAQLVQGFGPRNPKSLSLRTHSQTSGWSLTAQDVHNNVARTCVEAMAAVHGHTQSLHTNSLDEALALPTDFSARIARNTQLYLQQETDSCRTVDPWGGSWYVERLTRELGDRAWQRLAEVEELGGMARAIERGVPKRRIEEAAARTQARIDAGRQTVVGVNRHVLQEPERVEVLKVDNTQVREAQLARLRQLKAGRDQAAVNRALADLTACAESGRGNLLDLSVTAARARATVGEISLALENVFGRHQATGNIISGVYGGEMGERDEDLLRVRRRVEEFAEREGRRPRILVAKMGQDGHDRGQKVIATAFADLGFDVDVGPLFQTPQETARQAVENDVHVVGVSSLAAGHLTLVPALRDELAKLGRPDILIVAGGVIPPDDYQALRDAGAAAIFPPGTVITTAAEDLLGRLPGAGS